A genome region from Halorussus pelagicus includes the following:
- a CDS encoding PAS domain S-box protein, which translates to MSGHTEQAKEGDREPNTPDFGDDFFERMVASANDAVVTAHESGTLVYANDAVEDLLGYAPAEIRGQQFAAFVPERLRDRYDGWFDRYTDGHGGTPLDDETYEVTWLTADGEEIRLSVSGFVHESGGEQLFTGFVREASDAGESAERLREEEALTEEIFETSPIAFAVRDADGQLLRANERAAELVGVGEDELSGGDGERTWTVYDADGEPLAEAEYPIERVLETGDPVYNEEVVVERPSGRCVHLSVSAAPVREGEEIRRVVSAAEDVTELKESQFELERRHEELETELSEVFSRIADAFLALDDEWRFTYVNEEAETLLRQSETELVGESVWDVFSEAVDTTFQQEYERAMETQQAASFVEYYPPLETWFEVQAYPSETGLSVYFQDVSERIQRERELQDHVEQQRAVAEFSQAALEDRSLDALFDEAVELVCETLGHDYCKVLELHPDEDELLLRNGIGWRDGIVGDATVADDRGSQAGYTLVSEEPVVVEDMAAEDRFSGPDLLTAHNVTSGISTVIGSPDDPWGVLGTHHTEECDYADHDVQFVQSIAHILTTAIHRRDREQQLERYETIVETVEDGIYIVGPDGTFSMVNSSFAELVGYDREQLIGTDPAILYDDETAAEAASLQREIRDGERRSATIEHPLFTADGGSFPAETTFVLRRTETGGHERVGVTRDITERKRFEETLTALHGSSRELLPLETADAVAESVLRTTTDVLGIRGAGIYLYDEEHNELGPAAVSEYVTDIFGDLPTFRPGDDAITWRAFADGETIAIDDLDSELASRDDAPIRSGLWIPLGDHGVLAVVSGAVGAFDADDRTLADLLAATAEAALDRVERERERRQHKRELEERNERLDAFASMLAHELRNPLEIAQIYLDMGVESAGVESPGGDGDAASSFREVESALDRIEEMIETLLVVTRRGGSVDTTEVVALGEVAREWWDETDPDGALAVETDREILADPSRLRQLLENLYRNAAEHAGPNVSVRVGDLEDGFYVADDGPGIPAEEREEVFAPGYSTSNVGIGFGLAVVEQLVSAHEWHCELTESESGGARFEFTNVETPEE; encoded by the coding sequence TTCGTCCCCGAGCGCCTCCGGGACCGATACGACGGCTGGTTCGACCGCTATACCGACGGCCACGGCGGCACCCCGCTGGACGACGAGACCTACGAGGTGACGTGGCTGACCGCCGACGGCGAGGAGATTCGGCTCTCGGTCTCGGGATTCGTCCACGAGAGTGGCGGCGAGCAGTTGTTCACCGGCTTCGTCCGCGAAGCCAGCGACGCGGGGGAGTCGGCCGAACGCCTCCGCGAGGAGGAGGCGCTCACCGAGGAAATCTTCGAGACGAGTCCGATAGCGTTCGCGGTACGAGACGCCGACGGACAACTCCTGCGAGCGAACGAGCGGGCCGCCGAACTGGTCGGGGTCGGCGAAGACGAACTCTCCGGAGGCGACGGCGAACGGACGTGGACCGTCTACGACGCCGACGGCGAACCGCTGGCGGAGGCGGAGTATCCCATCGAGCGAGTCCTCGAAACCGGCGACCCCGTCTACAACGAGGAGGTCGTCGTCGAACGGCCGAGCGGGCGGTGTGTCCACCTCTCGGTCAGCGCGGCCCCGGTTCGGGAGGGCGAGGAGATTCGGCGAGTCGTCAGCGCGGCCGAGGACGTGACCGAACTCAAAGAGAGTCAGTTCGAACTCGAACGCCGCCACGAGGAACTGGAGACCGAACTCTCGGAGGTGTTCAGCCGAATCGCGGACGCCTTCTTGGCGCTGGACGACGAGTGGCGCTTCACCTACGTCAACGAGGAGGCCGAGACCCTGCTCCGACAGTCCGAGACCGAACTCGTCGGCGAGAGCGTCTGGGACGTGTTCTCCGAGGCGGTCGATACGACGTTCCAACAGGAGTACGAGCGAGCGATGGAGACCCAGCAAGCCGCCTCGTTCGTCGAGTATTATCCGCCGCTCGAAACGTGGTTCGAGGTGCAGGCGTACCCCTCCGAGACCGGTCTCTCGGTGTACTTTCAGGACGTGTCCGAGCGCATCCAGCGCGAGCGAGAGTTGCAGGACCACGTCGAGCAACAGCGCGCCGTCGCGGAGTTTTCGCAGGCCGCGCTCGAAGACCGGTCGCTCGACGCGCTGTTTGACGAGGCGGTCGAACTCGTCTGCGAGACGCTCGGTCACGACTACTGCAAGGTGCTGGAACTCCATCCCGACGAGGACGAACTCCTGCTCAGGAATGGCATCGGGTGGCGGGACGGAATCGTCGGCGACGCGACGGTCGCCGACGACCGCGGGTCGCAGGCTGGCTACACCCTCGTCTCCGAGGAGCCGGTCGTCGTCGAGGACATGGCGGCCGAGGACCGGTTTTCGGGTCCCGACCTGCTCACCGCCCACAACGTGACCAGCGGCATCAGCACCGTCATCGGGTCGCCCGACGACCCGTGGGGAGTTCTGGGGACCCACCACACCGAAGAGTGCGACTACGCCGACCACGACGTGCAGTTCGTCCAGAGCATCGCTCACATCCTCACGACCGCCATTCACCGCCGGGACCGCGAGCAACAACTCGAACGCTACGAGACCATCGTGGAGACCGTCGAGGACGGCATCTACATCGTCGGCCCGGACGGGACCTTTTCGATGGTGAACTCCTCGTTCGCCGAACTGGTCGGCTACGACCGCGAGCAACTCATCGGAACTGACCCCGCGATACTCTACGACGACGAGACCGCGGCCGAGGCCGCGTCCCTCCAACGAGAGATACGCGACGGCGAGCGGCGGTCCGCCACCATCGAGCATCCGCTGTTCACCGCCGACGGTGGGAGCTTTCCGGCCGAGACGACGTTCGTCCTCCGGCGGACCGAGACGGGCGGCCACGAGCGAGTCGGCGTGACCCGCGACATCACCGAGCGCAAGCGCTTCGAGGAGACCCTGACCGCGCTCCACGGGTCGAGCCGCGAACTCCTGCCGTTGGAGACCGCCGACGCCGTCGCCGAGTCGGTCCTCCGGACGACGACCGACGTGCTGGGGATTCGGGGGGCCGGAATCTACCTTTACGACGAGGAACACAACGAACTCGGTCCCGCGGCGGTCTCGGAGTACGTCACCGACATCTTCGGCGACCTGCCGACCTTCCGGCCCGGCGACGACGCGATTACGTGGCGGGCGTTCGCCGACGGCGAGACCATCGCCATCGACGACCTCGACAGCGAACTGGCTTCCCGAGACGACGCACCCATTCGGAGCGGTCTCTGGATTCCGCTCGGCGACCACGGCGTCCTCGCCGTCGTCTCCGGAGCGGTCGGCGCGTTCGACGCCGACGACCGGACGCTCGCGGACCTGCTGGCCGCGACCGCGGAGGCCGCGCTCGACCGCGTGGAGCGCGAGCGCGAGCGCCGCCAGCACAAGCGCGAACTCGAAGAGCGGAACGAACGTCTCGACGCCTTCGCCAGCATGCTCGCCCACGAACTTCGTAACCCGCTCGAAATCGCCCAGATATACCTCGACATGGGCGTCGAGTCTGCTGGCGTCGAGTCTCCCGGCGGCGACGGGGACGCCGCCTCGTCGTTCCGTGAGGTCGAGAGCGCGCTGGACCGCATCGAGGAGATGATAGAGACCCTGCTGGTCGTCACCCGGCGCGGCGGTTCCGTGGACACGACGGAGGTCGTGGCCCTCGGCGAGGTGGCCCGCGAGTGGTGGGACGAGACGGACCCGGACGGCGCGCTCGCCGTCGAGACCGACCGCGAGATTCTGGCCGACCCCTCCCGACTCCGGCAACTGCTGGAGAACCTGTATCGCAACGCCGCCGAACACGCCGGGCCGAACGTCTCGGTTCGAGTCGGCGACCTCGAAGACGGCTTCTACGTCGCGGACGACGGGCCGGGCATCCCCGCCGAGGAGCGCGAGGAGGTGTTCGCTCCCGGCTACTCGACCAGCAACGTCGGCATCGGCTTCGGTCTCGCGGTCGTCGAGCAGTTGGTGAGCGCCCACGAGTGGCACTGCGAACTCACCGAGAGCGAGTCGGGCGGCGCGCGCTTCGAGTTCACGAACGTTGAGACGCCCGAGGAGTGA
- a CDS encoding b(o/a)3-type cytochrome-c oxidase subunit 1, which yields MATFVDRYPEEASVVKATLVVSFLSLGIGALFGLVQALHRTGYLRILDSVDYYTVLTGHGVLLALVFTIFFLMGLFTWAVVQSLERPLPDIRLSWAWVGLTTTGAVFAAVAILAGLVPSIDMSADVLYTFYAPLMGHPLFYIGLAMFIVGTWLAGADWFLAYRDWRGDNPDERIPLQTFMVLTTMLMWYLATLGVAVSTVFFLIPWSFGWVETVNPLLTRTLFWFFGHPVVYFWLMPAYMLWYTVLPKLAGGRLFSDPLARVVFVLFLLLSTPVGIHHQYLDPGIAEGFKFIAMTNTMFLLLPSLLTAFTVVASIEHGARQRGGEGYIKWLGALPWRDPAFTGMALAGAMFAAGGFSGMINAGMNINYLIHNTLWVPGHFHLTVGTAVALTMMAGSYWLVPQLTGKRLYSRPIGLLQVVLWFVGMVLMSNAMHRGGLAGIPRRTAEPQYQNFEFSTMLGSVEEIQAGIALGGTLLFVSAVLFLFNILLSSIEDPIENPVDDSLPAPLSGASGSPVVLDNLRLWTAIAVVLVILAYTLPLAGIVGDAGVWGDVPGVPVWVSGNLDAALAALPEVIA from the coding sequence ATGGCGACGTTCGTTGACCGGTATCCCGAGGAGGCGTCGGTTGTCAAGGCAACGCTCGTCGTCTCGTTTCTCTCGCTGGGCATCGGGGCGCTGTTCGGTCTCGTACAGGCGCTCCACCGGACGGGTTATCTCCGGATTCTCGACTCGGTGGACTACTACACCGTCCTGACGGGCCACGGAGTCTTGTTGGCGCTCGTGTTCACCATCTTCTTCCTGATGGGGCTGTTTACGTGGGCGGTCGTCCAGAGCTTGGAGCGACCGCTCCCCGATATCAGGCTCTCGTGGGCGTGGGTCGGTCTGACGACGACCGGCGCGGTGTTCGCGGCGGTCGCCATCCTCGCCGGTCTGGTTCCGAGTATCGACATGAGCGCGGACGTGCTGTACACCTTCTACGCGCCGTTGATGGGCCACCCGCTGTTTTACATCGGGCTGGCGATGTTCATCGTCGGGACGTGGCTGGCGGGGGCCGACTGGTTCCTCGCGTACCGCGACTGGCGCGGCGACAATCCCGACGAGCGCATCCCGCTGCAGACGTTCATGGTGCTGACGACGATGCTGATGTGGTATCTCGCCACGCTCGGCGTCGCCGTCTCGACGGTGTTTTTCCTCATCCCGTGGTCGTTCGGGTGGGTCGAGACCGTCAACCCCCTGCTCACGCGGACGCTGTTCTGGTTCTTCGGCCACCCCGTCGTGTACTTCTGGCTGATGCCAGCGTACATGCTGTGGTACACCGTCCTACCGAAACTGGCTGGCGGACGACTGTTCAGTGACCCACTCGCGCGGGTCGTGTTCGTGCTGTTCCTTCTGCTCTCGACGCCGGTCGGCATCCACCACCAGTATCTCGACCCCGGCATCGCGGAGGGGTTCAAGTTCATCGCCATGACGAACACGATGTTCCTCCTGTTGCCGAGTCTGCTGACCGCGTTCACTGTCGTCGCCAGCATCGAGCACGGAGCGCGCCAGCGCGGCGGTGAGGGCTACATCAAGTGGCTCGGCGCGCTTCCGTGGCGCGACCCCGCGTTCACCGGCATGGCGCTGGCTGGCGCGATGTTCGCGGCTGGCGGCTTCTCCGGCATGATAAACGCCGGGATGAACATCAACTACCTCATCCACAACACGCTGTGGGTGCCGGGTCATTTCCACCTGACCGTCGGTACCGCAGTCGCACTGACGATGATGGCTGGGTCCTACTGGCTGGTCCCGCAACTGACCGGCAAGCGCCTCTACAGCCGACCTATCGGTCTCCTACAGGTCGTCCTGTGGTTCGTCGGCATGGTCCTCATGTCGAACGCGATGCACCGGGGCGGACTGGCCGGTATTCCGCGCCGGACCGCCGAACCGCAGTACCAGAACTTCGAGTTCTCGACCATGCTCGGGAGCGTCGAGGAGATTCAGGCGGGCATCGCGCTCGGCGGGACGCTCCTGTTCGTCTCGGCGGTGCTGTTCCTGTTTAACATCCTGCTGTCGTCCATCGAGGACCCCATCGAGAACCCGGTTGACGACAGTCTCCCTGCGCCCCTCTCGGGTGCCAGCGGTAGCCCCGTCGTCCTCGATAACCTCCGACTCTGGACCGCAATCGCGGTCGTGCTGGTGATTCTGGCCTACACGCTCCCGCTGGCAGGCATCGTGGGCGACGCCGGAGTGTGGGGTGACGTGCCGGGCGTGCCCGTTTGGGTGTCCGGGAATCTCGACGCCGCCCTCGCGGCGCTCCCGGAGGTGATAGCATGA
- a CDS encoding heavy metal translocating P-type ATPase: MTETTANDRDADARTGTLPEECTLCGLPTGDAPITDDALADADESVPGAYCCRGCLEIARTVDDVEAADAEQVREERGGSDDAPDDADHTYLGVEGMHCATCETFIESAAADAEGVHAADASYATDMLRVAHDEDADLDALGRTLDRYGYAVGDPERGTDADDRADTQLVRFLIGGGVFGMMVMLWYVLFLYPTYLGFEPLVDLGDLAGLYLFGNVWLMSSIVLFYTGYPILRGAVVSLRAGQPNMDLLVSLAALSSYAYSSVAVVVGRTHVYFDVTVAIVLVVTVGNYYEDRIKRKAASGLSELTSARVSEATRLREDATESVPVADLAPGERVLVRPGERVPVDGEVIEGTAAVDESLVTGESLPETRRPGDSLLGGTVVTDEPLVVEVGDEAESTLDRLVDLLWEIQSSRSGVQRLADKLATLFVPTVLVLAVAATGWRLVGGAPVADALLAGLTVLIVSCPCALGLATPLAVASGIREAADSGVVVASDTVFESAPEADVVVLDKTGTLTDGRMAVREVVSDESGVESEDLLARAATLERYSAHPIAEAIVDAVEGSESGTADGEKTDSSETASAERTATADSTATATANSTATTTADSTATEINAENIETRDRGVTGEVAGESVAVGHPDMLADEGFAVSSALRRAADDARAEGHVPVAVGWDGRARGVVVVGDSPREGWREAVADLAAGREVVVLTGDDERAAEQFRAEPTVSEVFAGVPPEAKAETVERLKSRGTVAMVGDGSNDAPALATADLGVALGSGTDLAGDAADAVVVDGGLDAVAAVFDVARGTNRRIRHNLGWAFLYNIVAVPLALLGLLNPLFAALAMGTSSLVVVANSARSLGTASRAKDRN; this comes from the coding sequence ATGACCGAAACGACAGCGAACGACCGAGACGCCGACGCTCGTACCGGGACGCTCCCCGAGGAGTGTACGCTCTGTGGCCTGCCGACCGGCGACGCGCCGATTACGGACGACGCGCTCGCCGACGCCGACGAGTCGGTCCCCGGCGCGTACTGCTGTCGGGGCTGTCTGGAAATCGCGCGGACCGTAGACGACGTGGAGGCGGCGGACGCCGAGCAGGTCCGCGAGGAGCGCGGCGGTAGTGACGACGCGCCCGACGACGCCGACCACACCTACCTCGGCGTCGAGGGGATGCACTGTGCGACCTGCGAGACGTTCATCGAGTCGGCCGCGGCCGACGCCGAGGGCGTCCACGCCGCGGACGCGAGTTACGCCACCGACATGCTCCGGGTCGCCCACGACGAGGACGCCGACCTCGACGCGCTCGGGCGAACGCTCGACCGGTACGGCTACGCCGTCGGCGACCCCGAGCGAGGGACCGACGCCGACGACCGGGCCGACACCCAACTCGTTCGGTTTCTCATCGGCGGCGGCGTCTTCGGCATGATGGTGATGCTGTGGTACGTCCTCTTCCTGTACCCGACGTATCTCGGGTTCGAACCGCTGGTGGACCTCGGCGACCTCGCGGGACTCTATCTCTTCGGCAACGTCTGGCTGATGTCCTCGATTGTCCTGTTCTACACGGGCTATCCCATCCTGCGGGGCGCGGTCGTCAGTCTCCGGGCCGGACAGCCGAACATGGACTTGCTCGTCTCGCTCGCGGCGCTCAGTTCCTACGCCTACAGTTCGGTGGCGGTCGTCGTCGGCCGGACCCACGTCTACTTCGACGTGACCGTCGCCATCGTACTGGTCGTGACGGTGGGCAACTACTACGAGGACCGCATCAAGCGCAAAGCCGCCAGCGGGCTTTCGGAACTGACCAGCGCGCGCGTCAGCGAGGCGACGCGCCTGCGCGAGGACGCGACCGAATCGGTCCCCGTCGCGGACCTCGCGCCCGGCGAGCGCGTCCTCGTCCGTCCGGGCGAGCGCGTGCCCGTGGACGGTGAAGTTATCGAAGGCACCGCGGCGGTTGACGAGTCGCTCGTCACCGGCGAATCCCTCCCGGAGACCCGACGACCGGGCGATTCGCTCCTCGGGGGCACCGTCGTCACCGACGAACCGCTCGTGGTCGAGGTCGGCGACGAGGCCGAGAGTACGCTCGACAGGCTCGTGGACCTCCTCTGGGAGATTCAGAGCTCTCGCTCGGGCGTCCAGCGACTCGCCGACAAACTGGCGACGCTGTTCGTGCCGACGGTCCTCGTCCTCGCGGTGGCCGCGACCGGGTGGCGACTCGTCGGCGGCGCACCGGTCGCCGACGCCCTGCTCGCGGGGCTGACGGTCCTCATCGTCTCGTGTCCCTGCGCGCTCGGACTGGCGACGCCGCTGGCGGTCGCGTCGGGCATCCGCGAGGCGGCCGACAGCGGCGTCGTCGTCGCCTCCGACACCGTGTTCGAGTCCGCACCGGAGGCCGACGTGGTCGTCCTCGACAAGACCGGCACGCTAACCGACGGGCGAATGGCGGTCCGCGAGGTGGTCAGCGACGAGTCGGGCGTCGAGTCCGAGGACCTTCTCGCGCGGGCGGCGACGCTCGAACGCTACTCGGCGCACCCGATTGCGGAGGCAATCGTGGATGCGGTCGAGGGTTCCGAATCCGGGACCGCCGACGGCGAGAAGACCGACAGCAGTGAAACTGCGAGCGCCGAGCGTACCGCAACAGCGGACAGCACTGCGACCGCGACCGCAAACAGCACTGCGACCACGACCGCGGATAGCACTGCGACAGAAATCAACGCCGAGAACATCGAAACCCGCGACCGAGGCGTAACCGGCGAGGTGGCGGGTGAGTCGGTCGCGGTCGGCCATCCCGACATGTTGGCCGACGAGGGCTTCGCGGTCTCGTCGGCGCTCCGGCGTGCGGCCGACGACGCCCGCGCCGAGGGTCACGTCCCGGTCGCAGTCGGATGGGACGGCCGGGCGCGCGGCGTGGTGGTCGTCGGCGACAGTCCCCGAGAAGGGTGGCGCGAGGCGGTCGCCGACCTCGCGGCGGGCCGCGAAGTCGTCGTCCTCACGGGCGACGACGAGCGGGCGGCCGAGCAGTTCCGGGCCGAACCGACCGTCTCGGAGGTGTTCGCCGGGGTGCCGCCCGAGGCCAAAGCCGAGACCGTCGAGCGCCTGAAATCGCGGGGGACCGTGGCGATGGTCGGCGACGGAAGCAACGACGCGCCCGCGCTGGCGACCGCCGACCTCGGCGTGGCGCTCGGGAGTGGGACCGACCTCGCGGGCGACGCCGCCGACGCGGTGGTCGTGGACGGCGGTCTCGACGCCGTGGCCGCGGTGTTCGACGTGGCGCGCGGCACCAACCGCCGCATCCGTCACAATCTCGGTTGGGCGTTCCTCTACAACATTGTCGCGGTGCCGCTCGCACTGCTCGGCCTGCTGAACCCGCTGTTCGCCGCGCTGGCGATGGGAACGAGCAGTCTCGTCGTCGTGGCGAACTCCGCGCGGTCGCTCGGCACGGCGTCCCGAGCGAAAGACAGAAATTGA
- a CDS encoding sulfite exporter TauE/SafE family protein — MIAPLGRAALVPLHGQGGPLPTGNLDAAVFLVVGFLGGAHCLGMCGPLVSVYADRLRAQEETDGGTLTLRQVRQHALFNLGRTVGYAAVGALLAFLGAVTVGAMDQVLAAGTSVQATTAVLAGAFIGITGVSYVGGSASHPSLGPVDDLFGRVSGVLTRRVDDFVGDARIAGLGVVHALLPCPITYPAYVYAFALGDPVRGAFLLALVGVGTFPTLLVYGTVFGSLSASKRLHQVLGVAFVVLGYLMVAHGLALFGIDVPRVMLPLPAPEYQPLG; from the coding sequence ATGATTGCGCCTCTCGGCCGCGCCGCGCTGGTCCCGCTTCACGGGCAGGGCGGCCCGCTCCCGACCGGAAATCTGGACGCCGCGGTGTTTCTCGTCGTCGGCTTCCTCGGCGGTGCCCACTGTCTCGGCATGTGTGGCCCGCTCGTGAGCGTCTACGCCGACCGCCTCCGCGCCCAAGAGGAGACCGACGGCGGCACGCTCACGCTTCGACAGGTCCGCCAACACGCCCTGTTCAATCTCGGTCGGACCGTCGGCTACGCCGCGGTCGGGGCGCTGTTGGCGTTCCTCGGCGCGGTCACGGTCGGCGCGATGGACCAGGTCCTCGCGGCCGGGACGAGCGTACAGGCGACGACCGCGGTCCTCGCCGGGGCGTTCATCGGAATCACGGGCGTCTCCTACGTCGGCGGGTCGGCGTCGCATCCGTCTCTCGGGCCGGTAGACGACCTGTTCGGTCGAGTGAGCGGCGTCCTGACTCGCCGAGTCGATGATTTCGTCGGCGACGCGCGAATCGCGGGACTCGGAGTGGTCCACGCGCTTCTCCCGTGTCCAATCACGTATCCGGCGTACGTCTACGCCTTCGCGCTCGGCGACCCAGTTCGCGGGGCCTTCCTGCTCGCGCTCGTCGGCGTCGGGACGTTCCCGACCCTGCTGGTGTACGGCACGGTCTTCGGATCGCTGTCGGCCAGCAAGCGCCTGCATCAAGTTCTCGGCGTCGCGTTCGTCGTCCTCGGCTATCTGATGGTCGCGCACGGACTGGCCCTGTTCGGCATCGACGTGCCGCGAGTGATGTTGCCGCTCCCCGCACCGGAGTACCAGCCTCTCGGATGA
- a CDS encoding DUF7546 family protein, whose translation MSTDTASNTDRSLGRPARVARTFVALTVAEAVVVLAFLALTGTEVVSVRYLAYPFVWTNAAVLAVLYAEIPRPTNRWQFGALAVGVAYFLALCVAGGLVSTGEGAGLGSLTVTAAIPGWGPLVVVSGGAVHLSLVPFKLVGYAGLATLAYAAVARAGRGLLGGALGLVTCVSCTGSVLGALLAGVGGSSVAVSAVLSRSYDLSTAVFVLAIGGLWVGLRR comes from the coding sequence ATGTCCACGGACACCGCCTCGAACACCGACCGGTCGCTCGGGCGTCCGGCCCGAGTCGCGCGGACGTTCGTCGCGCTCACGGTCGCCGAGGCGGTGGTCGTCCTCGCGTTTCTCGCGCTCACGGGGACCGAAGTGGTCTCGGTCCGGTATCTGGCGTACCCCTTCGTCTGGACGAACGCCGCGGTTCTCGCGGTGCTGTACGCCGAGATTCCCCGTCCGACGAACCGGTGGCAGTTCGGTGCGCTCGCGGTCGGCGTCGCGTACTTTCTCGCGCTCTGTGTCGCGGGCGGACTCGTCTCGACGGGCGAGGGCGCGGGTCTCGGGTCGCTGACGGTCACCGCGGCGATTCCCGGTTGGGGACCGCTCGTCGTCGTCTCCGGCGGTGCGGTCCACCTCTCGCTCGTGCCGTTCAAACTCGTCGGCTACGCGGGATTGGCGACCCTCGCGTACGCCGCGGTGGCACGCGCGGGTCGTGGCCTACTCGGTGGCGCGCTCGGTCTCGTGACCTGCGTGAGTTGCACCGGGTCGGTCCTCGGCGCGCTTCTCGCGGGCGTCGGCGGGTCGTCGGTTGCAGTCTCGGCGGTGCTGTCCCGGTCTTACGACCTCTCGACTGCGGTGTTCGTACTTGCGATCGGCGGACTCTGGGTCGGTCTACGACGATGA
- a CDS encoding CbaC protein, with the protein MRMTRAGLLVLVAFSIPVAIELRVLFGFFGVKLPLTASIVFEAVFLLLIAVFYNVSAEPKSATKN; encoded by the coding sequence ATGAGGATGACCCGCGCGGGACTGCTCGTGTTGGTGGCGTTCAGCATCCCGGTCGCCATCGAACTCCGCGTGCTGTTCGGCTTCTTCGGCGTGAAGCTCCCGCTGACCGCCTCCATCGTGTTCGAGGCGGTGTTCCTGCTGCTCATCGCAGTCTTCTACAACGTCAGCGCGGAACCGAAGTCGGCGACCAAGAACTGA
- a CDS encoding cytochrome c oxidase subunit II, whose protein sequence is MEIHAYEKFWLAAALLLIVGFIATVSYGAVGAGVEMIDDDGGTVDPQALDEHPKFSDPGVYQSGPNEYDVYVVAQQFAFRPGTAEPIEVPADSTVTFHVTSADVIHGFEVVGTNGNTMAIPGQVATFTVEVGGPKEYGILCNEYCGSAHHAMEGTMNVVPQDEFNGTKGGA, encoded by the coding sequence ATGGAAATACACGCATACGAGAAGTTCTGGCTCGCCGCGGCGCTCCTGCTCATCGTCGGCTTCATCGCCACCGTCTCGTACGGTGCGGTCGGCGCGGGCGTCGAGATGATCGACGACGACGGCGGGACGGTAGACCCCCAAGCGCTCGACGAGCATCCGAAGTTCAGCGACCCCGGCGTCTACCAGTCCGGGCCGAACGAGTACGACGTGTACGTGGTCGCCCAGCAGTTCGCGTTCCGGCCGGGCACTGCCGAACCTATCGAGGTGCCCGCCGACAGCACCGTGACGTTTCACGTCACTTCCGCGGACGTGATTCACGGCTTCGAGGTCGTGGGCACCAACGGGAACACGATGGCGATTCCCGGTCAGGTCGCCACGTTCACCGTCGAAGTCGGCGGACCGAAAGAGTACGGCATCCTCTGTAACGAATACTGCGGGTCGGCCCACCACGCGATGGAGGGCACGATGAACGTGGTCCCGCAAGACGAGTTCAACGGCACGAAGGGAGGTGCCTGA